The Oncorhynchus tshawytscha isolate Ot180627B linkage group LG12, Otsh_v2.0, whole genome shotgun sequence genome includes a window with the following:
- the LOC112263636 gene encoding eukaryotic translation initiation factor 3 subunit J-A, producing the protein MADADDWDADNFEPDVAPIKKAVVLDKWEGEDEDEDVKDNWDDEEEEKKAEAKKSEAKVSEKKKLAEKIKEKENRLRKKQQELKKNLDEEEELTPEQQLAEKLKVQKMQEEADLELAKEAFGISGGSTTNNVSGIEAMCPSSKEDFTEFEKLLKVKILQFEKSVHYSSFLESLFRELCISLEVEDLKKISSSLTVLLNEKQKQEKAIKGKKKKKGVVLGGGMKAKGKDDLADYGEFDGGYTQDYDDFM; encoded by the exons atgGCGGATGCCGACGATTGGG ACGCTGACAACTTCGAGCCGGACGTCGCGCCGATCAAAAAGGCGGTAGTGCTGGACAAATGGGAAGGCGAAGACGAAGATGAAGATGTGAAG GATAACTGggatgatgaagaggaagagaagaaagcAGAAGCAAAGAAATCAG AGGCCAAAGTGTCTGAGAAGAAAAAACTGGCTGAAAAAATAAAGGAGAAAGAAAACCGGCTAAGGAAAAAGCAACAAGAGCTGAAAAAGAAT TTGGATGAAGAGGAAGAGCTTACACCTGAACAACAGCTAGCAGAAAAGTTGAAAGTCCAGAAGATGCAGGAGGAAGCAGACTTGGAGCTGGCAAAAGAGGCGTTTG GAATTTCAGGGGGTAGTACCACAAACAATGTTTCTGGAATTGAAGCCATGTGCCCATCTTCTAAAGAGGACTTCACAGAGTTTGAAAAGTTGCTGAAAGTGAAGATATTACAGTTTGAAAAATCTGTGCATTATTCAAGCTTCTTGGAGTCGTTGTTTCGGGAGCTTTGTATTTCAT TGGAAGTTGAAGACTTAAAGAAAATCAGCTCTTCCCTGACAGTTCTACTTAATGAAAAACAGAAGCAAGAAAAG GCAATCAAaggcaaaaagaagaagaaaggagTTGTACTTGGTGGCGGTATGAAAGCCAAGGGGAAAGATGACCTTGCAGACTATGGAGAATTCGATGGTGGCTACACCCAAGACTATGATGACTTCATGTGA